From the genome of Minwuia thermotolerans:
GGAAGCGAGCGCATGTCGAACACGCGGTCATCGACACGCATGTGCTGCTCCACCCACAGGATCAGGTCGCCCATGGTCGCCGGCACGCTGTAGCCGAAGACTTCAAAGGCCGCTTGGACGAGATCACGGTCCTCTTCGTGGTCTTCGAGGGCTCTGTAGAAGGTCTCTGCCAGAACGATGGAGCCCATCGGCCCCAGCCGCTCGCCCTTGTGTGCACCAGCGGCTTCGATCAAAAAATAAAGGCCCGGCGGCGGATTACCGACGAACTCCTTGACGATCTCGTCATCCGCGGCGCCGATCCAGTTCCTGAGTGCAGAACGGCGGATCTCCTCATCCGAGATCCACGGTAGTTGCTCGGCCAGTTCCGGGGCGCGCTTCTCGATCAGCTGCGCCAGGGCGTCGATCTTCATCACGTCCGAGATGGCCGAGCGGACGAGGTCGCGATATGGCAGACCTCCGGGCTCCGGCGAGTCGCTTGCCGGAAACATCTGCTTGTCGTGGAGCGCGGCCACGTACTTGGGCGAGATTCGCCGGGAAAGCTGCGGCAGAGAATGGGCGCCTTTGAACTCGAAGAAACGCGACCAGCGCACGATCCAGTGGACGCCGAGGGGCGTACGGCGAGGCACGCGGAAGGAGGTGCTCCGCATGACTTCGGGGAGGTTGTGCCGCGTCCCCTCGGCGAACTCGTAGGACGAACGCACCATGGCGTGTCCCATACGATAGGCCGCATTGATGAACTCCGGCGTCAGGACGCTTCCCTCGGGAGGGTCAAGGATGAAGCGGCCGGGGTCGTCGGATCGCTCGTAGTGGTGCCGGACGAGCGGGTCGAGCAGGCGCGCCAACAAGTCCCGCCGGACAATGTTCCGAAACACATAAGTGAGAGCGGCTCGTGCCGTGGCGAAATTGTTGGCGCTGTCGAGCGGATCGGAGGGCTTGTCGTTCCACTCGATGCTGTCGATTGCGGCGTTGTGAGCGAGCTGAAACAACGCCGTCATCTGCGACAGGATCGCATGATCGTCGTTACGCTCATCGG
Proteins encoded in this window:
- a CDS encoding peroxidase family protein codes for the protein MHSATGATSLRQHVCRHLQKRTKTGTEGSGPAVNPNIYIGVEKPDHPGEMDVARTMALFRLLSDRMEREYDWPDGIDRANPNIPSGYTYLAQMASHDLFMSDNSAPSLRDPATVKNVRGRPLMLETIYGRNPELDAVAFEHASDLRGPNAIHWPRTRFRLDGVSHEVDDWSRDTSRSPRRDIGRIRNVRFGEEYGCPLVADERNDDHAILSQMTALFQLAHNAAIDSIEWNDKPSDPLDSANNFATARAALTYVFRNIVRRDLLARLLDPLVRHHYERSDDPGRFILDPPEGSVLTPEFINAAYRMGHAMVRSSYEFAEGTRHNLPEVMRSTSFRVPRRTPLGVHWIVRWSRFFEFKGAHSLPQLSRRISPKYVAALHDKQMFPASDSPEPGGLPYRDLVRSAISDVMKIDALAQLIEKRAPELAEQLPWISDEEIRRSALRNWIGAADDEIVKEFVGNPPPGLYFLIEAAGAHKGERLGPMGSIVLAETFYRALEDHEEDRDLVQAAFEVFGYSVPATMGDLILWVEQHMRVDDRVFDMRSLPLI